The Pleurodeles waltl isolate 20211129_DDA chromosome 10, aPleWal1.hap1.20221129, whole genome shotgun sequence sequence ATAGGGTTGTCTCCATCTGGAGCATCCACAACACAGGTACAATGAAGTGTGAGGTTTCTGCACTGTGTTGTCATTAGCCTCTATGAAGAAGTAATCTGAGATAGGCAAAAAGGAAGATCTGAGCTAGAAACTTCCTCACCTAGCACAACAGACACTGTAGTCCTACCattccctccttccccctgccaTCAAGCAAATGGTAGGGCTCAGGAAATACTGATCAACATCCCCATCCCAGCATCATCTTTATAATTGGTTTTTATTTTTCCTAGAGAATTACTCTTCTACCGAGCATCAACCATAATTATGAAGAAGTACACTTTTGCCACAGCAAGTGCTTAGAGAGAGCAACTTCACATGCAACATAGAACTTTATCGCTTGTTATCACTTAACATGGAAGAGTGTAAACCTTCATGTCATGACTGGGAACATTAGGCATTGTAGCCTTACTTTTACAAGGTACTAGGACCGCTAATGTATATAGTGTTACATTTAGCGTTTCAACTATAAAAATAGGACGAGTATAATTTTGGGTAGACAAGCCTAATCTGAAGTGTGACATAGCAGTCTCCAAGCCCCTCATATCAGGTTTGTTCCCAATGTGGAAAGTCAAAAGCTTCAATACTTGTTCACAATGgttatttggtttttaggcagtctGCATTGTTTGTGTGCACTTGCTGCTGACTTACAAAGAAGTAACATTTGCCAGTTAGCCAACATGGTTTTAGTTTATTAGGGAAAGGCATCTTTAATGTGGAGCAGTTCCAACAAGCCAGCTGCTATGCAGATCCACAAATATTGAAACAATCCATGGATGAAATCTGAAAAGACGATTTCCCATAGCTTATAATGTTGATCAACAATCACAAAAATGTATCTCCCTGTTTGACAAAATGTTTCTGTTATTGTTTACCTTTGAACTTCATCATGGATTTTAGTAGTGCCCCCAAGAGTTAGAAATCTTTATTGACGGAGCATTTTCATTGGGAACTCTGTTTAGGGTCTCTTGAAAAcagtgtgtttgaagttttgggatcCATGAGCAATGTCCTCTTCTTTCTGAAACCTCCTCCACTCCCTCACTGAATATATCCGAAGTTTAGTGCTTAGATTTCTTGCATACTATCCACAAACTACAGTTAAGGAGAGTaggcaaaggatatttgtcatTTTCTAAAGAGGACATAATGTAAGCATGCAGACTAGTGAGATACAACACAAGTGTTAGACTTTGAAAAACAGTAAGAGACTAAACACAGATCCTACCACAAAGCTCAGGCCAGGCCTCTGTTTGGATTTAGTTTGGAATAATCTTTGATttaatcagttttcttactctcccatgTAGGCCCTGAACATTACTACTCACGTGCTGAAGAGCGGGGGCACCTTTGTGGCCAAGGTGAGTCCATGGTGGGTTTAGCACCTCCTCACTCAAATGTTTTCGACTTACATATCAGCCTTTCCCCTCTGTGGATCTCTAGGTGCAAATCTAACTATCTGTCCCTTTTCTCCATCATTGTTCtattcctttttttcctctttttttcagaTCTTCCGTGGAAAGGATGTGACTTTGCTCTACTCACAGTTACAAATTTTCTTCAGGGAGGTTACATGCGCTAAACCCCGCAGCAGCCGCAACTCCAGCATTGGTTAGTGTTTATATAGTGCTTGCAGCCAGAGCAAATGAAGCAGTTTGGAAGAAATGGTGCAAGATCAAAATAGCAAATAAGTATTAGCTATTGAGCCTGACACTGCCCTTTAATCGCTGATTGTTGCACGCTCTGCACCAATCTTTCCACCCTGAAACCTTCACCCCACGCTCGCATTCTCTATCACCCCACCTTCCACCCTCCTACACCCAACTCTCATTTACCTCAGTCCACAACCATACTCTTCCGGTTTTCCACAGCTACTCTGTGATACATTATTTGTTTTCAGGTGCCCGTGCCAGGCCTCTCATCATTTACCTTTCTATTCCACTCATCTAAGACtaccctgctccttcctcatccaaggGGAAAGAGAGATCACAGCCTTTCACTTACCCCTTTGTGTCCACCACTTCACAGCTCACTCTTCCTTTTGCAGTGACCCCTGCCTCTCTGCGGTGACCTCTCATCCCTCTCTTTCTCCCTGTCTGTTTCTCTCTGACACCCAGCCTCTCTTTCTGTCAAGACCTTTGCAGTTTCCTTCCTAGCAAGCATTGGGGCTCCACGCCGCTGCAGGATAAGGAGTGGAGTTAGTGATACAGTTGCATGTCTTGAGTAGCAGGTGAGGGTATTACAGAAATACACACATGTACTGATTAGGTATGCGTCCTCTTCCCAAAGTCTCAGATCAGAAATAGGGAACATGGATCTGGAGAAATGATGTGGGGCCACAGTTGCACCTCCTGCAAATAAGGAAAGCAAGACTAGAGAGTACGGCCGGAAAGCATAACCCCCACTATGAATGCTCATCTGGCACTCTTGAGTGGGAGTGTCCCACTTTATGGAGAACATTTAATCTCCTTCTGGTGAAAACTGTGCTTTGTGTGTTGGGGAATGCATGCAAAGGTTGTGTAGGTTATGTCTACAGCCATTTACTTGGAACAGTGCATGGATCATTATAAAGTATATAGTTGGGAAATTGCCCTTGAATTGTGTCTTATTCTATCTATCTCTACCGCTCCCCGCTAGAAGCCTTTGTTGTGTGCCGAGGTTACTCCCCTCCTGAGGGCTATGTGCCGAACATGTCCAACCCGCTTCTCGATCATTGCTATGGTAAGACCAATTAAAAACTCGATATTTTTTCTCCAGGATTGGTGTGCTTATAGTAACTTTATAAATATATGAATTAAATGACCATTTGTTGTTAACCTGAGGTTGCCCTTGTTGAGAAAGTTACTTACAGGTATCAGCAGTGTTAAATGCATAAATTCAAAGGATCTGAGATTCTTTTTTTTGGTAGTGAGGGGTACATTTCCTCACTCTTGGTTTCCTTTGCCCTTTCGCAGTCCTTGGCTCAGTCCGGATGTCCTGCCGTAAGGCCATAGCTTTGTCTGTTGAACAAGTAATGAATTCTGAATGGCCTCACACCACCCTTTGACTTTCTAGACATAGTCTTCAACAGGAACAGCCAAAGGCACTCTCTCGAGTGCCTGCGGGGCAGACATACTTCATGTTGCGTGGGGACTGAAAGAGACCTTTTTCCCTTAAGGTGGTGATCCACATTGATGTTCTTCTATGCAAGGAGCTGTTGAATGTTCCATAAATGAACACCTGCTCTAATCCAGAGATCTTCCTCCTTTACTTTCACAAGAGCAGTCCCTGTTCCCAGTGGCAGTCTTGCAGTTCACCTCTCACGATTAACTCAGTCTTTCTGTTTCTTGAGAGTTCAAACAAGACCAGAAATGAACAGCTTTCTTACCCATTTCTGAGCCTGTACACTGGTGAACTTTGAATGGAAACGTCTGGCACGGCTATGGACAAATTAGTTTGTATTCTAAACTTTAGTGAGGTTCCAGAGCAGGGGTGGATGTTTTGCCTTAGTCTGACTCTTCGAGTACCATCCCCAGGGAGTAGGTCAGAAGCAACATCCCACTTCAGCTTACGACTGGATTGCCAGAAACGTTAAATCTTTGCCAGGGTGATAGGCTGGTGTGACCGTCGGCACTTTTTCAATTAGGTAAGAGTTTATGGCTCCAGAGAAAGTTAGGTGTTGTATCGCTCTGTTTTCTGAAGACGTCTACACAAATCCTCAGATGCGCTCTTTGATAAGCCATTTCAGGTTGGTTGTTGGTGTGTCTAATTGTTGTGTTGCTCAATAATACCCAACACCATCAGTTTGTACAGTTATGTCTCATGTTTATATCGAGGCCATAGATTTAACTGTTCATTTTGTATTCTGGGGTCTTGTTGATTCCTTTCCTGTGCTTAGATGTGGATTTTAACCAGCTGGAAGGTCCAAACCGCGTAATTGTCCCGTTTCTGGCATGCGGGGACCTGAGTGCGTATGATTCAGACCAGACGTATCCCCTTCAGGTGAGACAGCAAAGGAAAACCCTTCGCTTTCAGTTTTGGAGTTTGAGCATTTCACAATGGCCACTCCAGCTTCACTTTCCATTTACAGTGTTCCCGTTTGGGTCTTTCCTTCTGCTTCTCTAAAAGCAGGTTAAATGCAAAATCAAGTGGCTTGGTGTCTCTGAGGACATACGCTAGTTATGAAAGAAGTGGGGCTCTCTCACACTGCTCTGATTGGCTAAACTGTGGCATATGCCAGGGACTAATAGCAACCCCTCAGAGAAGCCAGCGCCCTAAGCAAGTCATTTGTTATGAAATGTGAAAAATCGAATTGTAAACCTAGACGTTACAAAAGAAAGATTAATGAAAAAAGTGATGGGGCCCATGGTGAATACAGATATGCTtctgagtccctttaaagttgtctGCTTGCAATGTACTTAACAGTGAGTGCTTCCAAGGCGACTAGAGATTGGAAACAATGTTGAgggtatctttattttgtttttgctgcagcACTCTCTGGAATAATGTTTGAATTGGGACATCTGTATTCTGAATTGGTTACTGTCCCCTCTTCCGGGAAAAGCATGTGCTATTTGCATCACAAATAGATCTAAGAAATGTGGCACACAAGACAGAGGTTTTGAGGACACTGAAATTACATGCCTTGTTTTTGATGTTGGTGTGAGAAAGGTCATAAGACCCTGTCTTAATGTTGGGGTTTTAAAATTCTCAATGCCAAACTAAAACCGTGCTTCTCCCATTCCTGTTCCATAGTTGGAGCCCGGCAAAGAGTACACCTATGTACCTCCGACGCAGCCTCCCATCTGCCCACCCTACCAAGAGGCCTGCTTCTTGAAGAAGAACAACCTGTTGGCCAGGGAGAAAGGACCTACGCTGTCGGAGACCAGCACCAAGCTGCCCATGCCCACCTCTGAGGCAGCTAGTCTAGAGACCCATGTGCAGGCAGGAATTGAGGCTCTCACTGTTGCCCCTTAGAGGGAGCTGCGTTCAGTGTTGTTGTACATAGATgttggttttattttttatagtttgtGCACATTTTAATTCAGCTTTTAATGTctgtaaataaataattacaacacagtttacttttttttaaatcagtggaTGTGTTTAATGAAGTTTTTCTTAAGCTTGAGACAAGAATTGCGGGACAAAAGCATTTTGCCGAAAACCGTGCAATGTcctgtagcaacacaaaaaatcATGTTTCCACACCTTTCCTCATTTCAGAAGTACCTTTGTTTCAACACAGCTTCTTGTTGTGCCTGTTGCTGACCTTTTTGCTAGAAGAGAAACCACTTCCCTCTCTGTTACTTCACTTCTGTGTGCAGCAAGTCTTCAGCAAAATGTGGGTGTGCTAGttttagtggcagtcaccactgtttAGATATAGGGCTTGATTTACAGTTTGTTGGATGGGGTAactatgtcacaaacgtgacggttatcctgtccgccgtattacgatctcattatatcctatggggattgtaacacagcggactggatatctgtctcgtttgtgactgagtatcccatctaccaaggtcgtaatcaggcccctagtgtaatgatttgttttgagcaTATTAAAGTAttagtttccaacacacttcataaataccacaaaaatgtgcttcatttgtgtaggaagttggctctgtatgcactatttcaaagtaagaaatagcatgcacagagtccaagggttccccttagaggtaagatggtggcaaaaagagataattctaatgctctattttgtggtagtgtggtcgagcagtaggcttatcaaaggagtagtgttaagcatttgttgtacacacacaggcaataaatgaggaacacacactgagacaattccaggccaataggtttttgtatagaaaaatatattttcttagtttattttaagaaccacaggttcaagatttacaagtaatacttcaaatgaaaggtattgcaggtaggcactttaggaactttgaattagcaaaatagcatatacagttttcacataaatgacatatagctattttaaaactagacagtgcaattttcaacagttcctgggggaggtaagagtttgttagtttttgcaggtaagtaaaccacctacggggttcacgtttgggtccaaggtagcccaccgttgggggttcagagcaacccaaaagttaccacaccagcagctcagggccggtcaggtgcagaggtcaaagtggtgcccaaaacgcataggcttcaatggagaagggggtgccccggttccagtctgccagcaggtaagtacgcgcgtcttcggagggcagaccaggggggttttgtagggcaccgggggggagggacacaagtccacacagaaagtacatcctcagcggcacgggggcggccgggtgcagtgtgcaaacaagcgttgtgttttcaatagaaagcaatgggagaccaaggggtctcttcagcgatgcagacagtgggtgggtgggggggggggtggctcctcggggtagccaccacctgggcaagggagagggccacctgggggtcgctcctgcactggaggtcggatccttcaggtcctgggggctgcggatgcagtgcctttaccaggtgtggggtctttgaagcaggcagtcgcggtcaggggggatcctcgggattccctctgcaggcgtcgctgtgggggctcaggggggtcaactctggatactcacggtctcgcagtcgcctgggagtcctccctgaagtgattgttctccacaagtcgagccgggggcatcgggtgcagagtgccaagtctcacgcttcagccGGGAAACacttgttgtttcaaagttgcttctttgttgcaaagttgcagtctttggtgaacagagccgctgtcctcgggagttcttggtccttctagatgcagggcagacctctgaggcttcagaggtcgctggtccctgtggaaagcgtcgctggagcagtgtctttagaagtggggagacaggccggtagagctggggccaaagcagttggtgtctccgtattctctgcagggattttcagcttagcagtcctcttcttaggttgcaggaatctgatttcctaggttctggggagcccctaaatactcgattgtaggggtgtgtttaggtctgggagggcagtagccaatggctactgtccttgagggtggcaacaccctctttgtgcctcctccctgaggggaggggggcacatccctaatcctatttgggggaatcctccatttgcaagatggaggatttctaaaagtcagtcacctcagctcaggacaccttaggggctgtcctgacttaccagtgactcctccttgtttttctcattatctctcctggacttgccgccaaaagtgggggctgtgtccaggggacgagcatctccactagctggagtgccctggggcattgtaacacgaagcctgtgcctttgaggctcactgctaggtgttacagttcctgcaggggggaggtgtgaagcacctccacccagagcaggcttttgttcatatttagttacaatcccttttgggattttcaacatgtcaggagaatctctgaccctatttatgttgctgccaccattgatgggaccaaaacccatctcttgtctttccctttctatggctaggagctgtctctctaaagccagtcttttgaccatcctggctaacagtaggtcatcttcactgaggccatcctcagtgattccagaggtgctggaccctcctgtgagagaagcagcatctctgactatcacatttggagtcagggtttgagggaccctgttctccctaactaggactggcgGTGGGatttcctcctctgtgaggtcatcctcagaggggttgtttttagcaaactctgccaagagctcctggagctgttctttggtagggtttgatccagtttttatttttttgattctgcaaagagtccttaactctgacatcctaagacgcaggtaaggtgtgaggttgagctccaccactgtctcttctgcagtagacattatgtttccaaaagttggaatactttttaagaatctaaaactatctctagaacttaatccaaacttttacaaaacttttaaactctaaaacaattgctaacagggactaatacaaggccctagcaggactttaaaaaatgtagaaaaatagctcaaatttcaaaaatcagtttataatgaaaatttttggaatttagttgtgtgatcaggtattggctgagtagtccagcaaatgcaaagtcttgtaccccaccgctgatccaccaatgtaggaagttggctctgtatgcactatttcaaagtaaggaatagtatgcacagagtccaagggttccccttcgaggtaagatagtggcaaaaaagagataattctaatgctctattttggggtagtgtggtcgagcagtaggcttatcaaaggagtagtgttaagcatttgttgtacacacacaggcaataaatgaggaacacacactctgagacaattccaggccaataggtctttgtatagaaaaatatactttcttaggttattttaagaactacaggttcaagatttacaagtaatacttcaaatgaaaggtattgcaggtaggtactttaggaacgttgaattagcaaaatagcatatacagttttcacataaatgacatatagctattttaaaactagacagtgcaattttcaacagttcctgggggaggtaagagtttgttagtttttgcaggtaagtaaaccacctacggggttcaagtttgggtccaaggtagcccaccgttgggggttcagagcaaccccaaagttaccacaccagcagctcagggccggtcaggtgcagaggtcaaagtggtgccaaaaacgcataggctttaatggagaaaggggatgccccggttccagtctgccagcaggtaagtacccgtgtcttcggagggcagacaaggggggttttgtagggcaccggggggggacacaagtccacacagaaagtacacccttagcggccgggtgcagtgtgcaaacaagcatcgggttttcaatagaaagcaatgggagaccaaggggtctcttcagcgatgcaggcaggcgagGGGggagctcctctgggtagccaccacctgggcaagggagagggccacctgggggtcgctcctgcactggaagtcggatccttcaggtcctgggggctgcggatgcagtgcctttaccaggtgtcgggtctttgaagcaggcagtcgcggtcagggggagcctcgggattccctctgcaggcgtgactgtgggggctcaggggggtcaactctggctactcacggtctcgcagtcgccgaggagtcctccctgaagtgattgttctccacaagtcgagccgggggtgtcgggtgcagagtgccgaGTCTCACGCTAAGGAAGCTGTCATTAGGGTTGATTTTAGACTGATTCAGTTAAAATAGTACAACGTAGGGTGTACTACTTTAGGACTCCTAGGTCCTTTGCATACGCTGCCTTACCTTTAATCTTGCAAGAGTGTGTACAAGATGGCAGGTGCTTTCATGTACCTTAGATGTGACTATAGATAAATGGTTCCTGCTGACATATATTGAGGATATTACATGGTGGAGTGAATGCGTCTCTGGTGCTGATCCTAGCTCAACCCTACTATGGGTGCAATCGAGCCTACGACAGTGGTTCTCAAACGTTTGACTTCTGTgacacctcactttatcattactggaacctggggacccccactggatcGTTATTGGAGTCTAGGGACATTCCCCCCCGAGGCACTAGTTAAGCTGGGGAACCCCggctaaacattgtcaatgatttgaagtgCAAACATTATACACCTGCACTGCTTCctcgaatcaatctgaggatactaatgacACTTTTAtcattcaatttcaaattccttgacatatacagaacattttaaaatgttaaattgtacatttagccaccttatttatatacactttattaatctgttcatattatttaattttataagctgTGGTAAACCCCGTGAGGATGCTTCGCTGGgccccccggaccacaggttgggaacccctggcCTACAAGATGCATGCTATTTGAAGATGTGGCACTTTCTGTGGCTCTACGAGATATCGCTCAGAAGAGGAGAAGCGGGCTATCCCCATCATTTGAAGGGCAGTATAAGAATCTTGGGTTTACGTAAGCACAGCAGGTGACATGTAAGAGTAGGGACTGTCCATGATATTTGAGGTGTGGGGAGCCTAGTGTCTGCTATGCAGTGGTAGGTAATTTAGAGCTGCATGTTTGGAGGGGGGACGTAAGTGACCTGAAACATAATCCAAGTTACTTTTAATTGGAATTTATGTGCCAAAATGTATTCCTGTTTATTGCTTATATTTCAGTGGCCGAAGTAGCCTGACAGCACTCTTGTTATGGTTTTTCGGTGTTCTGAGCGATTGGGGTAATCtacaatgaaaatacatttttttaaatgttcttaagTTTCAGTGTTGggtaaagaaacatattttttggGGCTTGAGCTTCAGAATTCCATTTGCCATCCAAGACTGGAGTTGGGAGAGAAAGCATCGTTCATAAAGTGAGGATGTTGTTTAGGAAGTCAATTTTTCAGTATAGTTGGTTGTAATTTGCATTCTGGTGACacggccccccacccccaaaaccttcaAAACAACCTCAGGAGCTCCAGACACAGGCTGAATGTCATGTGTCTAAGATGGAATCTCTAGGTATGTTATAGGTCAACATGGTAGAGGCTGAGGAATGGCATCCAGATTCAATAACCCAGAACTGGTATTGGTTGGTTAGAAAGGAGGAGAACCAACTGAGGACGAAAGTCCATTCAGTGTTTCTAGATCAACTCTTTAATAAGGTATTTGATCTGGGCAGCTTTTCAAagaccagaattgctgtcatcCAATATCTGATGAAAGTCTTGAGTGTGAGTTTCTCAAACGTACAGCCATAGAGGAAGACAGATTTAGGATTTGCACAGAGATGTTTATTGTTATTGTAAGCCGTAAATTGCAGTGAGCTACATTTCTTGATAACTTTGTCAAAAGTAAATTGGAGTTAAGCCTGTACTTAGAAGGTTAAGTCAAGGTTAGGTTTTGCAAGAAAGGTGATTTGGGAGTGTGGTCTGACTATCTAAGATGGCGACCGCATTTTAGACGCGCTCTGCCAACGTCCAACTAAATCCTGCAGGATCCTAAAATTCAGAGACTCCGGGTGACAGCCTGAAACCAAGTCGAACACAGATAAATCTAGACAACACAGATTGGTGACCTGCTCGTGCTTCCATGCCCCACTGTCGCACCCTACTGAGTGATGCCATCCTTGCATACTGCGGTGAGACCCTCCGCTGAACTGAGGGGTGGGTCGCCTGGCTGGCATGGCACGAGACGGAGCGAGAGTGCTTCAGGCCTCATGAGGAGAGGATGGGACTCCCAGCTCCTGCAACCTACAGGAGACTACACAAGAGGTTGGGTCTTAGCAACGCtgctgactttgaggctgctgatcTTGAGGCTGTTGATGAGAAGGTCGGTTCAACTTCCCCTTGATTGAGGCCTCGGAAGGAACTAGGCCTTGGCTTCCCTACACAGAGACGAGTTGCCTTCCTGTAGGTGGTAAAAAACAGAATTTCAGTCCCTTCACACGAGTGGCCAGTAAGGCCGCCCATATAAACAGAAGCGCGTGGTTAAGCCCAGTCATTCttggtgcactgcatttgaccaggAGCTGCCAAACAAATCTTAAAGTGGCAGAAGAGACTGAGCATCGGGGCATTCTCCTAATCACCTCGGTTCCTTCATTGATCGCCCTGCACCAGTGTTGGTGTTTGAAGAAACACACAGCCCCGACTATATGTATTAATGCCCATCTCATAACATACAACAGTGATCATAATTGTGGTCCCAAATTTATACTGGGACGTGGACATATCTCCATTGCTCAAATGAATCCAGAGGATATAAAAACAGCATATTCCACACCTGACCTTGTAGAAAAGGGGCACACTGTTCAACCTGATTTCTCTCCCTCACTCAAGTACACTATCCATATAAAATCCACCTCAGGCCTTACCACAGGACTCCAGTCCTCACTGACCAGCTAGTGGTGGGAAAGCAGAACTTCAAGTAtatccttccagaaatgcatttagCCACCGTATGACAGAGCCCTGGGGCCTGCAGACATGTTAATACTGGGAGTCCCAGCTGATTTCAAGTAACAATTGGGTGTTCAGGGATAGAAACAATTCTGCCACCAGTTTAGATATCATGCAGTTTGAAAATCCAGGCCTGCAAAATTTATTGTATGGGGTACCCATGCCACGAATATTAACCAAGGCCATGAGGATCCGAATGCAGTGCTGGCTGGCGCACCAAAATAAATTAAGTAAGAGGGCTCACTCCTAAAACCCCTGTGTGACACAGAACATAGCTTACCCAAGTGATACATCTGAATGGGTTTAAGGCATGGGGAGTGTCAAAGAAGGCAACCATTTTAGTCCTACAAGCAATAAAGAATGTCATTTTCCCTGCATAAATCCCACTTGTCTTGTATTTACCTTAAGGTATTCCTTTGCAGGTATATGTTCCAACCCAACAATCACTCATGAATTCAACCCATTACAGTCAAAAGTGACCATGGAGCACGTGGGGAAAAGGGACTGCCCAAGACATTCTCGTCATTCGTGCTAAATATGCCAGACTCCGTAATGCTTCTGCAAACTAAATGGAAAACTGAAGTACGGAAGCTTGACGATGAAGAGTGGACAGAGGCTAAAATTACACCTCACTCTTTATCTGATCACACAACTACCTCCTACAACTCAAAACTTCCAGTGAAGTTATTACTACCCaggaaaggtctgaaatctgagcaGAAACCTGGACCCTCCTTGCATGAGATGTGAAACTGCGATTGTGATTACATCCCCATGATCTGAAACTATGCAATAATTAAAAGATACAGGTCACACATGCA is a genomic window containing:
- the FTSJ1 gene encoding tRNA (cytidine(32)/guanosine(34)-2'-O)-methyltransferase isoform X1; this translates as MGRSSKDKRDIYYRLAKEEGWRARSAFKLLQLDEEFQLFQGVQRAVDLCAAPGSWSQVLSRKLKGTNGKNSEVKIVAVDLQAMAPLPGVIQIQGDITKVSTAQEIIRHFEGQAADLVVCDGAPDVTGLHDIDEYIQAQLLLAALNITTHVLKSGGTFVAKIFRGKDVTLLYSQLQIFFREVTCAKPRSSRNSSIEAFVVCRGYSPPEGYVPNMSNPLLDHCYDVDFNQLEGPNRVIVPFLACGDLSAYDSDQTYPLQLEPGKEYTYVPPTQPPICPPYQEACFLKKNNLLAREKGPTLSETSTKLPMPTSEAASLETHVQAGIEALTVAP